Proteins from a genomic interval of Deltaproteobacteria bacterium:
- a CDS encoding NADH-quinone oxidoreductase subunit I, protein MGLKAYLNDIVEAVVTTAKGMRITARYGVDPKEEVTLQYPEERWEIPERYRGFLHNDIKKCTSCTMCVKVCPVDCISLESVRGADKKMVLASYDINIGRCMYCGLCVEVCPVKSLTHTAGYEKASVDLGELILHFIEEDAAEVKARVARQVAEAAAKAAEAANLPSEAAKVAKEGEEAVKGEIKE, encoded by the coding sequence ATGGGCCTGAAGGCATACCTGAACGACATCGTCGAGGCCGTCGTCACCACGGCGAAGGGGATGCGGATCACCGCGCGGTACGGCGTGGACCCGAAGGAAGAGGTCACGCTGCAATACCCGGAGGAGCGGTGGGAGATCCCCGAGCGGTACCGCGGATTCCTCCACAACGACATCAAGAAGTGCACCTCGTGCACGATGTGCGTGAAGGTGTGCCCCGTCGACTGCATCTCCCTCGAGTCGGTGCGGGGGGCGGACAAGAAGATGGTCCTCGCCTCCTACGACATCAACATCGGGCGGTGCATGTATTGCGGGCTGTGCGTCGAGGTGTGCCCCGTCAAATCGCTCACGCACACGGCCGGTTACGAGAAGGCGTCGGTGGACCTCGGAGAGCTGATCCTCCACTTCATCGAGGAGGACGCCGCCGAGGTCAAGGCCCGGGTGGCGCGCCAGGTGGCCGAGGCGGCGGCCAAGGCCGCCGAGGCCGCGAACTTGCCCTCCGAAGCGGCGAAAGTCGCGAAGGAGGGGGAGGAAGCGGTCAAAGGGGAAATCAAAGAATGA
- a CDS encoding NADH-quinone oxidoreductase subunit J translates to MSGPGNIVFYAIAALTVGAAVLVAVLPNIIYSAVALLFAFAGVAGLYVFLSADFLAATQVLVYVGGILILILFAVFLSNRISDVKISNPGRFRLPAAVICLVLFGVLSYVAVSTPFAVKTPVYHPTTADLGELLMTRYLLPFEVASVLLLAALIGAAFLSRPDRGTPEKDDMQEGKG, encoded by the coding sequence ATGAGCGGACCAGGGAACATCGTCTTCTACGCCATTGCGGCGCTGACGGTGGGCGCGGCCGTCCTCGTGGCCGTGCTGCCGAACATCATCTACTCCGCGGTGGCCCTCCTGTTCGCCTTCGCGGGGGTGGCGGGGCTCTACGTCTTCCTGTCGGCCGACTTCCTCGCTGCGACCCAGGTGCTGGTCTACGTGGGCGGCATCCTCATCCTGATCCTGTTCGCCGTCTTCCTGTCGAACCGGATCTCCGACGTGAAAATCTCGAACCCGGGGCGCTTCCGGCTCCCCGCCGCCGTGATCTGCCTGGTCCTCTTCGGCGTGCTGTCGTACGTCGCCGTCTCCACCCCCTTCGCCGTGAAGACCCCGGTGTACCATCCCACGACGGCCGACCTCGGGGAGCTACTGATGACCCGCTACCTTCTTCCCTTCGAGGTCGCGTCGGTGCTGCTGCTGGCGGCCCTGATCGGCGCGGCGTTCCTGTCCCGGCCCGACCGCGGGACCCCGGAGAAGGACGATATGCAGGAGGGAAAGGGATGA
- the nuoK gene encoding NADH-quinone oxidoreductase subunit NuoK, with the protein MTLDKLLVVGAALFCCGLYTVMTRRNAVAVLMGVELILNGANINFVAFSHFLSRVMGGQIFAIFVIVLAAAEAAVALAIFLRMFATTGTVEVDAADELKG; encoded by the coding sequence ATGACGCTCGACAAACTCCTCGTGGTCGGAGCCGCGCTCTTCTGCTGCGGCCTCTACACCGTGATGACCCGCCGCAACGCCGTGGCGGTCCTGATGGGCGTCGAGCTGATCCTCAACGGCGCCAACATCAACTTCGTGGCGTTCTCCCATTTCCTCTCCCGCGTGATGGGGGGGCAGATCTTCGCCATCTTCGTCATCGTTCTCGCGGCCGCCGAGGCGGCGGTGGCGCTGGCCATCTTCCTGCGGATGTTCGCGACCACCGGGACGGTGGAAGTGGACGCCGCGGACGAGCTCAAGGGGTAA
- the nuoL gene encoding NADH-quinone oxidoreductase subunit L, translating into MIRYAYIIPLLPLASFFINLAVGKRLPRKGDWLSLATILAGLVMSIGIFLEVFQAYDPNFKYHVVTPWLTVGDRFTINVGILVDNVTAVMLLVVSGVSTLVHLFSIGYMHGDPRYSRYFAYLSIFSFSMLGLVLAESFFFIFIFWELVGVSSYLLIGFWFEKKSAADAGKKAFITTHIGDVGFLIGNMIIFVTCGVFGYDEVFQAIGQGKLSGTLLTIAGIGVFCGAIGKSAQFPLHVWLPDAMEGPTPVSALIHAATMVAAGVYLVGRVYPMFTPDAFLFIAYIGFITLFIAATIALTQNDIKKVLAYSTVSQLGYMIMGLGVGGYTAGLAHLATHAAFKACLFLGSGSVIHAIHSQDMREMGGLRRKMPITFVTFLIATLAIAGVPGFSGFFSKDMILAAALEFGMKNPAHYVLFFGALFTAGMTAFYMFRLVIMTFLGKPKDHHKFDHAHESPPNMWVPLVVLAIFSFSFWFKSPFVEKGWFQTLITKPATVANLVAHEPAGAAPAGHVAAIAPAPHGTAPAEGGEHDAHLAHMAHSYAMYSSVAVGTLGIFLGFVVYFFGWIDPARVANSVKPLYNFLLNKWYFDELYDKTVIDGSIALAKFLAWFDLHVVDGLVNLAAQLGVFVSFLVGKFDNYVVDGAVNGLASATIGGGSILRRMQTGKLYHYVFVLAGGALVIFLIKAF; encoded by the coding sequence TTGATCCGATACGCCTACATCATCCCGCTCCTGCCGCTGGCGTCGTTCTTCATCAACCTCGCCGTCGGCAAGCGGCTGCCGCGCAAGGGGGACTGGCTCTCCCTCGCGACGATCCTCGCGGGCCTTGTGATGTCCATCGGCATCTTCCTCGAGGTCTTCCAGGCGTACGACCCGAACTTCAAATACCACGTCGTGACACCCTGGCTCACGGTCGGCGACCGGTTCACCATCAACGTGGGGATCCTGGTCGATAACGTCACCGCCGTGATGCTCCTGGTGGTCAGCGGCGTCTCGACGCTGGTGCACCTGTTCTCCATCGGATACATGCACGGCGACCCGCGCTACAGCCGGTACTTCGCCTACCTGTCGATCTTCTCGTTCTCGATGCTGGGCCTCGTCCTCGCCGAAAGCTTCTTCTTCATCTTCATCTTCTGGGAGCTCGTGGGGGTCTCCTCCTACCTGTTGATCGGCTTCTGGTTCGAGAAGAAGTCGGCGGCGGACGCCGGCAAGAAGGCGTTCATCACCACCCACATCGGGGACGTCGGGTTTCTCATCGGGAACATGATCATCTTCGTCACCTGCGGAGTCTTCGGCTACGACGAGGTCTTCCAGGCGATCGGCCAGGGGAAGCTCTCCGGGACGCTCCTCACGATCGCCGGAATCGGAGTCTTCTGCGGCGCCATCGGGAAGTCGGCCCAGTTCCCGCTGCACGTCTGGCTCCCCGACGCGATGGAGGGCCCCACGCCGGTCTCCGCCCTCATCCACGCGGCGACGATGGTGGCCGCGGGCGTCTACCTCGTCGGGCGGGTCTACCCGATGTTCACCCCTGACGCGTTCCTCTTCATCGCCTACATCGGGTTCATCACCCTGTTCATCGCGGCGACGATCGCGCTGACGCAGAACGACATCAAGAAGGTGCTCGCGTACTCGACTGTCTCCCAGCTCGGCTACATGATCATGGGGCTTGGGGTGGGCGGCTACACGGCGGGGCTGGCGCACCTGGCCACCCACGCGGCGTTCAAGGCGTGCCTCTTCCTCGGTTCGGGGTCGGTCATCCACGCGATCCACAGCCAGGACATGCGCGAGATGGGCGGCCTGCGCAGGAAGATGCCCATCACCTTCGTCACCTTCCTGATCGCCACGCTGGCGATCGCCGGGGTGCCGGGCTTCTCCGGTTTCTTCAGCAAGGACATGATCCTCGCGGCGGCGCTCGAGTTCGGGATGAAGAACCCGGCGCACTACGTCCTCTTCTTCGGTGCGCTGTTCACCGCCGGGATGACCGCCTTCTACATGTTCCGGCTGGTGATCATGACCTTTCTTGGCAAGCCGAAGGATCACCACAAGTTCGACCACGCCCACGAGTCGCCCCCGAACATGTGGGTGCCGCTCGTGGTGCTGGCGATCTTTTCGTTCTCCTTCTGGTTCAAGAGCCCGTTCGTCGAGAAGGGGTGGTTCCAGACGCTGATCACGAAGCCTGCGACGGTCGCGAACCTCGTCGCGCACGAACCCGCCGGCGCGGCGCCGGCCGGACACGTCGCGGCGATTGCACCGGCGCCCCACGGGACTGCCCCCGCCGAGGGCGGGGAGCACGACGCCCACCTCGCGCACATGGCCCATTCCTATGCGATGTACTCCTCGGTGGCGGTGGGGACCCTCGGTATCTTCCTCGGCTTCGTCGTCTACTTCTTCGGCTGGATCGACCCGGCCCGCGTGGCGAACAGCGTGAAGCCGCTTTATAACTTCCTGCTGAACAAGTGGTACTTCGACGAACTGTACGACAAGACGGTGATCGACGGCTCGATCGCCTTGGCGAAGTTCCTCGCCTGGTTCGACCTGCACGTGGTGGACGGCCTGGTGAACCTCGCCGCGCAACTCGGGGTCTTCGTCTCGTTCCTCGTCGGGAAGTTCGACAACTACGTCGTTGACGGCGCCGTCAACGGCCTGGCGAGCGCGACGATCGGCGGCGGGTCGATCCTGCGCCGGATGCAGACCGGGAAGTTGTACCACTACGTGTTCGTGCTGGCGGGCGGTGCGCTCGTCATTTTCCTGATCAAGGCTTTTTGA
- a CDS encoding NADH-quinone oxidoreductase subunit M, whose product MTFLPLLGAAVVLCVPKGKDNVVRWIAAAASFLPLVLAVKLWFAYDPAMAGVNVASQYQFVEHYLWIPSINAEYFLGADGISMPLLLLTALVSFLALIGSFGITKKVKGYMALFLLLETGMMGVFVSLDFFLFYVFWEVMLLPMYFLIGIWGGPRKEYAAIKFFLYTLAGSVLMLLALLALYFNTTNPETGGHTFNLLHYMAQGTHNAWLKGFDVRVLVFLGLFIGFAIKVPLFPFHTWLPDAHVEAPTAISVILAGVLLKMGTYGLMRISFPIFPDVTVWFAVPMAVIGVVNIVYGALCALAQSDLKKMVAYSSVSHMGFVILGMAALTPLGMAGASMQMFSHGLITAMLFFLVGVVYDRAHHRQIDGFGGLGVVVPIYTAFVSFAFFASLGLPGMSGFIAEQMVFLGSFEAFRSIVIVAAIGIVFVAAFHLWALQRVFLGPLNPKYATMEEINAREIFCLAPLGILVLIIGVWPMPMLNLLNASAVRLVDLVKAVI is encoded by the coding sequence ATGACGTTCCTTCCGCTCCTCGGGGCGGCGGTGGTCCTGTGCGTCCCCAAGGGGAAGGACAACGTGGTCCGGTGGATCGCCGCCGCCGCCTCCTTCCTCCCGCTGGTCCTGGCGGTCAAGCTCTGGTTCGCCTACGACCCGGCCATGGCGGGTGTCAACGTGGCCAGCCAGTACCAGTTCGTGGAGCATTACCTCTGGATCCCGTCGATCAACGCGGAGTACTTCCTCGGGGCGGACGGGATCTCGATGCCGCTGCTGCTCCTGACGGCCCTCGTGTCGTTCCTCGCGCTCATCGGCTCCTTCGGGATCACGAAGAAGGTCAAGGGGTACATGGCCCTCTTCCTCCTGCTCGAAACCGGGATGATGGGCGTGTTCGTCTCCCTCGACTTCTTCCTCTTCTACGTCTTCTGGGAAGTGATGCTGCTGCCGATGTACTTCCTGATCGGCATCTGGGGCGGCCCGCGGAAGGAGTACGCGGCGATCAAGTTCTTCCTTTACACCCTGGCCGGCTCGGTCCTCATGCTGCTGGCGCTGCTGGCACTCTACTTCAACACGACGAACCCAGAGACGGGCGGCCACACCTTCAACCTGCTCCACTACATGGCGCAGGGGACGCACAACGCCTGGCTGAAAGGGTTCGACGTCCGGGTCCTGGTCTTCCTCGGCCTATTCATCGGTTTCGCCATCAAGGTGCCGCTCTTCCCGTTCCACACCTGGCTCCCCGACGCCCACGTCGAGGCGCCCACCGCGATCTCCGTCATCCTCGCGGGCGTCCTGCTGAAGATGGGGACGTACGGGCTCATGCGGATCTCCTTCCCGATCTTCCCCGACGTGACGGTCTGGTTCGCCGTCCCGATGGCGGTGATCGGGGTCGTGAACATCGTCTATGGGGCGTTGTGCGCCCTGGCCCAGTCGGACCTCAAGAAAATGGTCGCCTACTCCTCGGTCAGCCACATGGGGTTCGTCATCCTCGGCATGGCGGCCCTCACCCCTCTCGGGATGGCGGGAGCGTCGATGCAGATGTTCTCCCACGGCCTGATCACGGCCATGCTCTTCTTCCTGGTCGGCGTGGTCTACGACCGGGCCCACCACCGCCAGATCGACGGCTTCGGGGGGCTCGGGGTCGTGGTGCCCATCTACACCGCGTTCGTCTCGTTCGCCTTCTTCGCCTCCCTCGGTCTTCCGGGGATGTCCGGGTTCATCGCCGAGCAGATGGTCTTCCTCGGCTCCTTCGAGGCGTTCCGGTCCATCGTGATCGTGGCGGCCATCGGCATCGTCTTCGTCGCCGCCTTCCACCTGTGGGCGCTCCAGCGCGTCTTCCTCGGGCCGCTGAACCCGAAGTACGCCACCATGGAGGAGATCAACGCCCGGGAGATCTTCTGCCTCGCGCCTCTCGGGATCCTCGTGCTGATCATCGGCGTCTGGCCGATGCCGATGCTGAACCTGCTGAACGCCTCCGCGGTGCGCCTGGTCGACCTCGTGAAGGCGGTGATCTAG
- a CDS encoding NADH-quinone oxidoreductase subunit N yields MFLGNLGSLPYFLPELAVTATILLLVVLHVASKSKTTSAPGFLALLGVGAAILLSGVSPAGSGKAIFEGMVAYDGFAVFFKVLIAFATLVVILMSMGSEELAGRSKAEYFIFLLSTLLGMFLLSSATDIVMLYLSLELVSIPSYLLAGYLRGKERSTEAAMKYVVFGATASGVMIYGFSLLFGMTGSTQIAEIGRALAAGKPALPTILAAVMVAVGFGYKIAAVPFHMWSPDVYEGAPTPATAFFSVAPKAAGFAVLVRFYYTVFAAPDAAAGMWRITSAMDWPLLFAALSAITMTVGNLVAVKQNNVKRLLAYSSIAHAGYMLMGFTLLSSAGIEAILFYLVVYLFMNLGAFYVVVLVSNATRGEDISDFTGLGSRAPFAAVALAIFLFSLTGIPPFSGFIGKVYLFAEVIHRGVYWLAIVAALNSVVSLYYYARIVRAMFLQEPKDASAIPVPAVTFAMLVLLAAPTLIFGVYWEPVARFAHASVRMLVF; encoded by the coding sequence GTGTTCCTGGGCAACCTCGGCAGCCTGCCGTACTTCCTGCCGGAGCTCGCCGTCACGGCGACGATCCTTCTGCTCGTCGTCCTGCACGTCGCGTCGAAAAGCAAGACGACCTCCGCCCCCGGGTTCCTCGCCCTCCTCGGTGTGGGCGCCGCGATCCTCCTCTCGGGGGTCTCGCCCGCGGGGAGCGGGAAGGCGATCTTCGAGGGGATGGTGGCGTACGACGGCTTCGCCGTCTTCTTCAAGGTCCTGATCGCGTTCGCGACCCTCGTGGTGATCCTCATGTCCATGGGCAGCGAGGAGCTGGCCGGCCGGAGCAAGGCGGAATATTTCATCTTCCTGCTGTCCACCCTCCTCGGGATGTTCCTCCTTTCCAGCGCGACCGACATCGTGATGCTCTACCTGTCGCTGGAACTCGTCTCCATCCCGTCGTACCTGCTGGCCGGGTACCTCAGGGGGAAGGAACGCTCCACCGAGGCGGCGATGAAGTACGTCGTGTTCGGCGCCACGGCGTCGGGAGTGATGATCTACGGTTTCTCCCTCCTCTTCGGCATGACCGGCTCCACGCAGATCGCGGAGATCGGGCGGGCGCTTGCGGCGGGAAAGCCGGCCCTGCCCACGATCCTGGCCGCCGTGATGGTCGCCGTGGGGTTCGGCTACAAGATCGCCGCCGTCCCGTTCCACATGTGGAGCCCCGACGTGTACGAAGGGGCGCCCACGCCGGCGACGGCCTTCTTCTCGGTCGCCCCGAAGGCGGCGGGGTTCGCGGTGCTCGTCCGCTTCTACTACACCGTCTTCGCCGCCCCGGACGCCGCGGCGGGGATGTGGCGGATCACCTCCGCGATGGACTGGCCGCTCCTGTTCGCGGCGCTGTCCGCGATCACGATGACCGTCGGCAACCTGGTCGCGGTCAAGCAGAACAACGTGAAGCGTCTCCTGGCCTACTCTTCCATCGCCCACGCCGGATACATGCTCATGGGGTTCACGCTCCTGTCTTCCGCGGGGATCGAAGCGATCCTGTTCTACCTCGTGGTCTACCTTTTCATGAATCTCGGCGCGTTCTACGTCGTGGTCCTGGTGAGCAACGCGACCCGCGGGGAGGATATCTCCGACTTCACGGGACTGGGCAGCCGCGCCCCCTTCGCGGCGGTGGCGCTCGCCATCTTCCTCTTCTCCCTGACCGGGATCCCGCCGTTCTCCGGCTTCATCGGAAAGGTCTACCTGTTCGCCGAGGTGATCCACCGTGGGGTATACTGGCTTGCGATCGTCGCGGCGCTGAACAGCGTGGTGTCGCTCTACTACTACGCGCGGATCGTCCGGGCGATGTTCCTCCAGGAACCGAAGGACGCGTCGGCGATCCCCGTTCCCGCGGTCACCTTCGCCATGCTCGTCCTGCTCGCGGCGCCGACGTTGATCTTCGGTGTGTACTGGGAGCCGGTGGCGCGCTTCGCCCACGCCTCCGTCCGGATGCTGGTGTTCTGA
- the ndhC gene encoding NADH-quinone oxidoreductase subunit A codes for MSAFLATVNFANPYFPVLVLLVIALAMSVGFVLLSQALGPKRYDRIKYGVYECGVDPLTPAAVRVSVKFYLLAILFMLFDLETTFLYPWAVLFRSLGLFGFIEMAVFVGILLVGLVYAWKKGALEWQ; via the coding sequence ATGTCCGCGTTTCTCGCAACGGTGAACTTCGCGAACCCGTACTTCCCGGTCCTCGTCCTGCTGGTCATCGCGCTGGCGATGTCGGTGGGGTTCGTCCTCCTTTCCCAGGCGCTCGGACCGAAGCGGTACGACCGGATCAAGTACGGCGTTTACGAGTGCGGCGTCGACCCGCTGACCCCCGCGGCGGTGCGCGTCTCCGTCAAGTTCTACCTCCTCGCGATCCTGTTCATGCTGTTCGACCTCGAGACGACCTTCCTCTACCCGTGGGCGGTCCTGTTCCGTTCACTGGGGCTGTTCGGCTTCATCGAGATGGCCGTCTTCGTCGGGATCCTGCTGGTCGGGCTGGTCTACGCGTGGAAAAAGGGAGCCCTCGAATGGCAGTGA